The DNA segment AATCCCTCTGCCCGACACGGCTGCGGAGGATGGCCCCCAGGCCGAGGAGGATTTGGGACCTCAGGCGGCTTGATCAGTGGCATAGTGGGGAATGACCGCGAGGGACTGCATTGCCGGAAGAGCCCTGCCAGTGCCCGGATTGCCAACGGTTTTACCGGGAGCATGATCGGCTAATCCGGGAATCCCCCACGCTTCGTCAACAACAGGAGCTCAACTGGGCCGCTCTGCAGTCGTTCCGCACATTGTCCGGACGCGTTCTCGAGGATCTGCAAAAGCAGCACGGGTCCCGTCAGACAGCAGATGCAGCCGCCTCAAAGCCTGCAGCAACTGGAGCGCCCCTCCCTGAGGAATCAGGCGATGCTCTCCAGCAGGCCATTGCTGATCTGGAGAACATCAACGCCCATCTCTTCTCGATTGAGGCCTTGATGGAACGGGTCTTTGATGTGCGAGTTCCCGAAGAAATTGAGCAGAAGTTCCGCGAGCTGGCCGGCGAGTTGGCTCCTGATCCGTTGAATGTGGACCGTCTTCGGCTCAATCGCCTGTTGCACCAGACTCCGGATTTACCCGATCGGAACTGACACTCGATGTCCGATAAGAGCCTTGGAGAAGTCTCCAGGGCTTCTTTTTTGGCTGTTTTCAGCGCACGTCGCAGGTGATCTCCACGTTGAGTGGATCCACGGCCCAGATGTTGTTGCAGTACTCGCTGATCGAACGGTCGGAGGAGAAGAACCCGGTTCGGGCCGTGTTCAGTAGCGACATCCGATTCCAGTGCATCCGGTCGCTCCAGGCGCGGCTGACTGCCTCCTGGGCGCGCAGGTAGTCGGCATAGTCCGCCATCACATAGAAGGGGTCGTTCCCGGTGAGGTTGTCGAGCAGAGGGCGGAACAGTTCGCCGTCGCCGTTGCTGAAGTGCCCCATCTCGATCAGCCGTAGGGCCTCCTGCAGTTCCGGCAGCGCTGATATCACGTCGCTCGGGCGGTAACCGCTTTGCTTGAGGGCCGTGATCTCTTCGACGGTCTTGCCGAACAGGAAGAAGTTTTCGCTCCTCACCAGCTCGCGGATCTCCACATTGGCCCCATCGAGGGTGCCGATGGTGAGGGCACCATTCATGGCAAATTTCATGTTGCCGGTGCCGGAGGCTTCCTTGCCGGCGGTGGAGATCTGTTCGGAGAGGTCGGAGGCGGGATACACCTGCTCTCCCAATTTCACGTTGTAGTCCGGCAGGAAAACCACCCGCAGCAGACCATCCATGTCCGGATCGGCATTGATCGTGTCGGCAATGCCGTTGATGAAGCGGATTATCAACTTCGCCATGTAGTAGCCCGGAGCGGCCTTGCCGCCGAAGATCACGGTGCGGGGCGCCATGCCATCGGTCTGGCCGTTCTTGATCCGCAGGTATTGGGTGATCACCTGCAGGGCGTTGAGGTGTTGGCGCTTGTATTCGTGGATGCGCTTCACCTGCACGTCGAACAAGCTGGAAGGGTCCACCAGCACGCCGGTGTTGCGGTGGATGTAGGTGGCCAGCTTGCGCTTCACCGACAGTTTTGTGTTGCCCCAGAGCTCCAGGAAGCCCTGATCGTTTTGCCGCTCTTCCAGCTTGCGCAGGCTCTCCATGTTGGAGATCCAGTCGGGCCCGACGTGCTCATCGAGTAAGGCGGACATCTCGGGGTTGGCCAGAGCAACCCAGCGGCGTGGGGTGACGCCATTGGTGACGTTGGTGAACTTCTCCGGCCAGAGCGCTGCGAATTCCGGCAGCAGGTCGGTTTTCACCAGATCGGAGTGAAGCGCCGCCACACCGTTCACATGGTGGGCGCCGATGGTGGCCAGGTGGGCCATTCGCACGGCCTTGCTGCCCTCTTCATCGATGATCGAGAGCTTGCGCTGAATGGCATCGTTGCCGGGATAACGCAGCCGCACCTGCTGCAGGAAACGCCGGTTGATCTCGTAAATCAGCTCGAGATGGCGGGGAAGCAGGCTTCCGAACAGGTCGAGGTCCCACTTCTCCAGCGCCTCGGGCAGGAGGGTGTGGTTGGTGTAGGCCACGGAGCGGGAAGTGATGTCCCAGGCCCGATCCCACTCCAGATGCCGATCATCGATCAGCAGGCGCATCAACTCAGCCACGGCGATGGCTGGGTGGGTGTCGTTGAGCTGAACGGTCCAGTAGTTGTGGAAGTCCTCAACCGCCAGCCCCCGGTTGTCGAGGCTGCGGAGCATGTCCTGAAGGGAGCAGCTGACGAAGAAATGCTGTTGCTTCAGTCGCAGACGCCGGCCCTCGTCGGTGCCGTCGTTGGGATACAGCACCTTGGAGAGGGTTTCGCTGCCCACCTTTTCTTCCACGGCGCCGTAGTAGTCGCCGATGTTGAAGGCATAGAAATCGAAGCTTTCGGTGGCATCGGCACGCCACAGCCGCAGCCGGTCGCAGATGTTGACCCGATAGCCCAGCACGGGCACGTCATGGGGGATGCCGATGGCGTGTTCCGCCGGGATCCAGCGGGAGCGGTAGTTGCCCTTGTCGTCGATGTAGCTCTCGGTGCGGCCACCGAAGCCAACGAAGCAGGCCTCGTCGGGCTGGGGCAGCTCCCAGGGCCAGCCTCCCTTGAGCCACTTGTCGGTGATCTCCACCTGCCAGCCATCGCGGATTAGCTGGTCGAAGATGCCGAACTCATAACGGATGCCGTAGCCGGTGGCTGGAATTTTCAGGCTCGCCAGCGACTCCATGTAGCAAGCCGCCAGCCGACCTAGACCGCCGTTGCCCAGCCCAGGTTCCTCCTCCACATCCAAGATCTGCTGCAGTGAATCAATGCCGAAATTCTTCAGTGCCTCCTCGGCCTCCTTCTGGATCCCCAGGTTCAGCAGATTGCTGTTGAGCTGCGGACCGATCAGGAATTCCGCTGAGAGGTAGGCCACCGATTTCTGCGGGTGGGCCCGCATCGCTTCGGTGGTGGCCAGGTAGCGCATCATCAGGCGATCACGCACCGCATAGCTCAGGGCCATGTAGAGGTCGTGGCGACTGGCGGTCGGTGCCAGTTTCCCGAGCGTGAAGAACAGGTGCTCGGTCATGCCGTCGAACACGCTCTTGGCATCGAGACCGGCGCGCTCAGGGTCGTTGTAACAACCGGGCGTGGGCAGACGCAGATCGAAGGGCTGGGAAGTGGTCATGGGGGTTCAGCGAGCCATGGAGCGTGGAATCACCGTCAGGCCAAGGGTGCTCGGAGCCCAACTCAATGAATTGTCTGGACCGTAGCCATCACAACTGGGGCTGCCTGCAAAAAATCGAGCTTCTACAGCATCTCCAGTTAATTCGGCTCATCCAGCGAACAGTTCACCGGCGGAATGACCATTAAGGTTCGGCGTGAAACGTGCCCGGCTTGATGCTGCTGCCCACCCTGCTGAGCGAAATCAGCAGCCATGACTTCGAGGTCGCCGAAACGTTGATCGGTGTTCTGAGGTTCGTGCTGATCTTCATCGCAGCCCGGACTCTGGCTGAAATCCTTGTTCGGTTCGAACTGCCGACAATTCTTGGTGAGCTGCTGGCCGGCGTCATCATTGGCGCTTCCGGGTTGCATCTGCTGGTGCCACCGGAAACCCAGGTGCAACTGAGTGGGGCCTTCTCCAATGCCCTGGGGGGGCTGGCTCACGTTCCCCCTGAGGAAATTGGGTTGATTTACAACGAGAGCTTCGGGTCGCTTCGATCGGTTTCCAACCTCGGCCTCTATTCCCTGCTCTTTCTTACCGGTTTGGAGAGTGAGCTTGATGAATTGATGGCTGTCGGCGCCCAGGCCTTCTCGGTTGCTGTGGTGGGGGTTGTACTTCCGTTCGCCCTCGGAACCTTCGGCCTGATGGCTCTGTTCCATGTGGATCCAATTCAGGCGATCTTTGCTGGCGCTTCGATGACGGCCACCAGCATCGGTATTACCGCCAGCGTGTTTGGTGAGCTGGGTTATCTACGCACCCGTGAGGGCCAGATCGTGATCGGCGCCGCTGTACTCGACGACATCCTTGGCATCGTGATCCTGGCGGTGGTCGTCTCCCTCGCGGCAGGCGGCAGCCTTGAAATCGCTCCAATTGTTCAGCTCGTGGTGGCTGCCGTGCTGTTTGTGGTGGTGGCTCTTGTGCTGAGCCGCAAAGCAGCTCCCGCCTTCGACTGGATGATCGACCAGCTCAAAGCGCCGGGAGCAAAGCTGGTCGGCTCCTACCTGTTGCTGGGAGCCAGCTGCTTCATCGCCACGGCGATTGGTCTCGAGGCTGCCTTGGGTGCGTTCGCTGCTGGTCTGATCGCCAGCACCTCAAAGCATCGCCATGAGATTCAGGCGGCTGTCATGCCGATCGTGGGCTTGTTCGCAACGGTGTTCTTCGTGCTTGTGGGCGCCGGCATGGATCTTTCGGTGATCAACCCGTCCGATCCCGAAGCTCGTTCAGCGCTGGTGATCGCTGGCTTCATGTTCATTGTGGCCATCATCGGCAAGGTGGTCGCTGGCTGGGCCGTGTTCGGCAAGCAGAAAACCAACCATCTAGTGGTGGGGCTCGGGATGCTGCCCCGTGGCGAGGTGGGCCTGATCTTTTTGGGTCTTGGCACTGCTGCCAAGTTGCTCAGCCCAGGCCTGGAAGCGGCGATTCTGCTGATGGTGATCGGCACCACGTTCCTGGCACCGGTTTTGCTGCGCTTGGTGTTGAAGGGCAAGCCGCCTGAGGATGGCGATCAAGTGCCTGAGGAATTGGCAGCCGATCCTCTAGCGGGTGCCTCCTGAAATCAATCGGTTTTGCCTGCATTGGCAAGGATGAGCAACACACTCCAGCCCACGGCCACAACGCCAAGGCTGGAGGCCCAGCCTGGTCCCAAGGCCCAGCTGAATCCAAGCTGGGTCACCACGCCGGTGGCCAAGGCAAGCAGCAAGCTGCTGATCACCAGGGCCGGTTGACGCACCGATTCCGGGAGCTCACTCTCCTCAAGGCTGGATTCCAACGTGCTGAGCGGGCCGCTCAGCGGCACGTAAAGAGCGATGGCCCAGAGCAAAGCTCCGCGCCAGACGGAGGGGTCTGCCAGCGGTCCGCCCATTACCTCGTAGTTCAGCATCCAGGCCGCTCCAGTGCTGCTTAGCATCGCGTCCCTCGCAGCCGGCTGTGGATCGCGTCACCTGGAGCTATCTCGGCCACGCCGTGGACACGGTGCATCAGCATCCTGAGCAGGACAGTGCTGATCGCCCTGCCCTTCTGTTGGTCCACGGTTTTGGGGCATCCACCGATCACTGGCGCCACAACATTCCCGTGTTGGCCGAGACCCATGCCGTGCATGCGATCGATCTGCTCGGCTTCGGCAGGAGTGCCAAGCCGGCGGGCCTGAATTACGGCGGCGCTCTGTGGCGAGATCAGCTGGTGGCCTACGTGCGCGAGCGGATCGGGCGTCCGACGGTGATCGCAGGCAATTCCCTGGGAGGTTTTGCGGCCCTTGCAGCCGGAGCTGCCTTGGGATCGGACTGTGCGGGGGTTGTGCTGCTCAATGCCGCCGGTCCCTTCAGTGATGAGCAGAAACCGCCGCAGAGCTGGGGCGCCATCGCCCGCCAGAGCATTGGCACGGCCCTGCTGAAAAGTCCTGTGCTGCAGCGGCTGCTGTTCGAGAACCTGCGCCGGCCCGCCACGATTCGCCGCACCCTGAACCAGGTGTATTTGGACAAAACCAATGTCGATGACTGGCTGGTGGAGTCGATCCGGCGCCCCTCCCTTGACCCTGGTGCCTTTGGGGTGTTTCGCACCGTCTTCGATATTCCCCGCGGTCAGCCCCTCGACGAGCTCTTCGCGGAACTGACGGCGCCGCTGTTGCTGCTCTGGGGCATTCGTGATCCCTGGATCAACGCCCCCGGTCGCCGCTCCACCTTCCAGCGCCATGCTCCAGAGGCCACCACTGAGGTGGTGCTTGAGGCAGGGCACTGCCCCCACGATGAAGTGCCGGATCAGGTGAATGCGGCGCTGCTGCAATGGCTTGAGGGCCTCAAGTCGGCTGCGGCACCGACAAATTCTGATCTGCTGGCTAAGGGAGTGAATTAGACACCCCGCATCGGCGGATGCCCATGACCCTCACCCAGCAGTCGGCCCCCTACGCCCACTGGGACTTCCTGCATCCCAGCAGCGGTGATCGGTTGCGGATCATCCCCGAGCGGGGTGGTTTGGTGAGCAGCTGGGTTTGCGGAGGACGGGAGATCCTGTATTTCGATCAGGACCGCTACGCCGATCCCAGCAAAAGCATTCGCGGCGGCATCCCGGTGTTGTTTCCGATCTGCGGCAATCTCCCCGGTGACGTGCTCCCCGTGGATGGGGTTGATTACCCCCTCAAGCAGCACGGCTTCGCGCGGGATCTGCCTTGGCAGCTTCAGTTGCTGGACGATCAGAGCGGCGTGCGCCTCAGCCTCTCCAGCACCGACGCGACGCTGAAGGCCTATCCCTTCCCCTTCCGTTTGGAGATGGAGCTGCGCCCGGTGAGCTCTGCGTTGGAGATCTCCACCACGGTGCACAACTGTGGTGCTGTCGCCATGCCCTTCAGTTTTGGCTTCCACCCTTACTTCAACGTGAGTGATCTGGCCCAGACCCGGCTCATGGGTCTGGCGGAGCGCTGCCTCAACCATTTGGAGATGGCGGAGGCCGCCACCGCCGATCAGCTCAGGCGGTTGCCCGAGGGGGTGGATTTCCTCTGCCGCCCTGCTGGTCCGGTCACGCTGATCGACGACTCCACCGGGGTGAAGCTTGAGCTGCAGCATCAGGCGCCGCTGGATCTCAGCGTGGTCTGGACCGAACCCCCGCGGCCGATGGTTTGTCTGGAGCCCTGGACAGGGCCCCGGCAGGCGCTGGTTAGCGGTGATCGCAAGCTAGTGCTCGAGCCCGGCGCGAAGCAGACCCTCGCCTGTCGCTACAGCGTCTGCTGATTCACCCCCGGTAGCCGACCGCGGCTGAGTTGCAGTTTGGGGTCGAACTGGCGTTTCACCGCTTCGATCAGTGGACGGGAGGGACGGTCGAGCCAGGCCGGCACAGTTGATCCGGCTGCTCGTTTCAACAGCGTCATTTCACCGCCGAGGCGGATCACGCTGCGGCGCAACGCTTCCAGCTGGTGATCCGGAGTTGCCATATCGCACCAGCCATCGCCACAGCCGGTTCCGGCGGCCAGCTCCCAGCACCACGGCTTCAGAGCCGTCAAGGCCTCATCCCGCAGCAACTGTTGCAACTGGGCCGGCGGCAGCACCAGTCGCACCAGTTGTGCGGAGGGGCTGGCCTCAACGGATGTGGTCAGCGCATCGGCGCAGGGCTGGCGCTGGGCACTGAGCTGTTGTTGCAGCGCCAAACTCTCCAGCCGTTTCAGCTGGTCTTCCACCGCCTGCTCCGAGACGCTGCTCACCACCAGCCGTAGCTGCCAGGTGCCGTTGCCATTGTTGATCCAGTCACAGCGTTCTGGTGTGAGGCTGGAGCGCAGCAGTTCGCTGCGGAAGGCCTCCTGGTCCGCCAGCTCGCCGTCCACGATCAGGCTGCTTCGGGCGGGGCGCAGCGGTTGCAGCCGCAGAGTGAGTTCGGTGATCAGCGCCAGGCTTCCCCAGCTGCCGCAGAGCAGCCGCATCAGGTCGTAGCCCGCCACGTTCTTCACCACCCGTCCACCGGCGTGGGCTTCGGTGCCATCCGCACGCAAAAGGCCGATGCCGATGATCTGATCCCGCACCCCCAGATGGCGGTGACGCAGCCCGCCGGCCAGACCCCGGGCTACCAGGCCGCCGATGCTGCCGGGAGCGCCGGCTCGGGGCCAGTCAATCGGCAGCCATTGGCCCTGCTCTTTCAGCAGATCCTGCAGGTCCTGAAGCGGCAGACCGGCTTCCACCGTGATCGTCAGATCGTCTACGGCATGGTCGATCACCCGGTTGAGCTGACGGCAGGAGAGCACCTCATGGCGTGGATCCAGCGGCGGGCCCCAGTCCAGGCGTGTGCCCAGGCCACTGGGACTCCAGGGGATGCCGCTCTGATGCCACTGGTGCACCAGGTCGATCAGAGCGCTGCGGCTGGCGGGGGAATGGCTCACGGCACGATGGTGCCATGAAGGTTGTGGTCATTGACGACGATCCCACCGGCTCGCAGACGGTGCACAGCTGTCCGCTGTTGCTGCGCTGGGATGTCGACACCCTGCGCCGGGGACTGCGCCATGCGTCGCCGCTGTTGTTTCTGCTGGCCGACACCCGGGCGCTGACGCCCACGGTTGCAGCGGAACGCAACCGCGGCATTGCGGCGGCTTTGGATCTGGCGCTGCAACGGGAGGGATTGGGCCGTGATCAGGTGCTGCTGGTGAGTCGTGGCGATTCGACTTTGCGCGGCCACGGGGTGCTGGAGCCGGAGGTCTTGCAGGGGGCTTTTGGTCCCTTTGATGCCACCTTTCATGTGCCGGCGTTCTTGGAGGGGGGGCGCACCACCGTGAATGGGGTGCATCTCCTCCACGGGGAACCGGTGCACACCACGCCGTTCGCCCAGGACCGGCTGTTCGGCTTCAGCAGCAGTGATCTGGCCCGTTGGCTGGAGGAGAAAAGTGACGGGGCCATTGCCGCGGCTTCGGTGCTGCGCATCAGCGGTCGGGAGCTCGATGCCGGCTGTGGGGCGGGTTTGCCGCTGTTGATTGATCGCCTGCGTTCTCTCCAGGGCAATGCAGCGGTGGTGGTGGATGCCGAGCGGCAGGAGCAGCTCACCGCTCTGGCTGCAGCGGTGCGCGCCCTCCAAGGGCAGAAACGCTTCCTGTTCCGTTCCGCCGCCAGCATGGTGAAGGCCTTGGCGGATCCAGGTCCGCAGCCGCTTGATCCCAAGGGCTTGGCGGGGTTGCGCCGACTGGCTGCTGATGGAACGCCCCTGCCGGGATTGGTGATGGTGGGCTCCCACGTGCCCTTGGCGGATCAGCAGCTGGAGTTGTTGCTGCAGCGATCGGGTTGCCAAGGGATTGAGCTGCCGGTGCCGCGCATTGCCCGGGTGCTGGAACGGCCCACACCCGATCTGCTCCTGGCGGATCTGGAGAGGGTCTGGTTGCAGCAGCTGCAAGAGCTGCTGGGAGCAGGCCTCACGCCGGTGCTGTTCACCAGCCGCGGTGAGCTGCGCTGTGCTTCAGAGCAGGAGGGGCGGCGTTTGTCCTCCGCGCTGGCGGAGTTGATGGGTCGACTGGCGGCAGCCCTTGCTCCTGATCTGGGCTACCTGATCAGCAAAGGCGGTATCACCACCCAGACGCTGCTGGCCCGGGGCCTGGGCCTCGAGTCGATTCAGTCGGAGGGCCAACTGCTGCCTGGCCTGTCGCTGGTGCGTCCGTCAGCGGGCCCCTGTAGCGGACTGCCGATTCTCACCTTCCCCGGCAATCTCGGCGTTGCCGGCACGTTGAGGGACGCCTGGCAGCTGATGGAGGCCGGCTGAGGCTGCCAGCAGTTCCATCGGATGCTGCACCCGGGCCCGATCGCCCAGATGGCGCCGCAGCTGCAGGGTGCAACCGATGTTGGCGCTGGCCACCAGTTCGGCGCCGGTGCTGCTGAGGTCATCGGCCTTGATCCGGCCCAGTTTGGCGGCTTCCTCCGGTTGCACCAGGTTGTAGATGCCGGCACTGCCGCAGCAGACCCCCGCCTCGGTCGCTTCCCGCAGCTGGATGCCGGGGATGGCGCGCAGCAGCTGGCGCGGCTGGGCCTGGATTCCCTGGCCGTGAATCATGTGGCAGGCGTCATGCATGGCCACCACGCCGGGTAGAGGTTGCAGTTGGGCGCGGAATGTCTCCAGCAGGCCGCGGTCCGCCAGGAATTCCTGCACATCCAGCACCGGAGCGCGGAAGGCAGTGTCGCCGTTCAGCAGCCCGCCGTAGGCCTTCATCGTGTGGCCACAGCCTGAAGCGGCCACCAGTACCGCATCCAGGTCTCCCTGGATTGCGTTCATGCTGCGGATGAGATCCGTCGCCAATTGGCGGGTGAGTTCCAGCTCTCCTTGGTGATGGCTCACCGCCCCGCAGCATCCCTGTTCCGGTGGAATCACCACCTCAAATCCGTTGGCCTGCAGCACTTTCACCGTTGCGCTGCTGACGCTGGGATCGAAGCAGCGCTGCACGCAGCCCAGCAACAGCGCCACGCGGCCGCGGCGATCACCGCTGGCGGGATTGATCTGGGGCAGTTGGTCGCTGAAGTTCTCCGGTACTAGGGGCGGCAGCAGCTGTTCCATCGCTTCGATCTCCGGCCCGAACAGACGGGTGAGCCCGGAGCGGCGGACCAGCTGTTGCAGCGGTGTGCCGGCATAGGCCCGCAGCGGCTGGAGCAGGGCCCGTAGGCGCTTGGGGTAGGGCAGCACCTGCAGCAGCAGCCTGCGAAAACTGGTTTGCCAGCTGCTGCGCTGGTTGGCCTGATTCAGCTTGGGCCGGGTGGCCTCGATTAGCTGGTCGTAGCGAACCCCGGATGGGCAGGCGGAAACACAGGCGTAGCAGCCCAGGCAGGTGTCGAAATGGCTGGCGACCGTGGCATCCAATTCCAGCTCCCCGGCTTCGATCGCCCGCAGGGCATGGATGCGACCGCGGGGGGAGTCCATTTCACTGGCCAGCACGCGATAGCTGGCACAGGTGGGCAGACAGAAGCCGCAGTGCACGCAGGGGTCAGCGGCGCCGGCGGGAAGTCCGGGGAGCTGGGTGGAAGAGGCCATCGCCTCAGTTTGGCGTGAATGCCAGCTCTGGCGATCAGAAGCGCTTGATGACCGCTTCGGCGAAGCCGCTGCAGCTCACTGGATCCACCTGGGGTTCCATCAATCGGGCCAGGTCGTAAGTGACCTGTTTGTCCGCGATGGCGGCACTGAGGCCCTTGGTCACCAGATCGGCAGCTTCCTGCCAGCCGAGGAACTCCAGCATCATTACGCCGCTGAGGATCACTGAGCCCGGGTTGATCCGATCGAGCCCGGCGTGTTTCGGGGCGGTGCCGTGGGTGGCTTCGAAGATGGCGGCGTTCTCGCCGATGTTGGCCCCGGGGGCCATGCCCAGGCCACCGACCATTGCAGCGGCGGCATCGGAGATGTAGTCACCGTTGAGGTTGAGCGTGGCGAGGATCGAATACTCCTGGGGGCGGGTCTGGATCTGCTGGAAAATGCTGTCGGCGATGCGGTCATCCACCAGCACCATCTCCCTCCACTTGCCGCCACCGTGGCTGCTACCGATGGCGTCGATCACCGCCTGCACCTCGGCATCAATTTCAGCTTTTTTCTCCGGGGTCAGGCTGTCGTAACCGGGCTCGATCATCCGGGCGTTGGCCTGAACGCTCAGGTTGGGTTCCTTTTCGAGGTTGCCGAGAATCCAGCTTTCCCGCTCGGTGATGCACACGTGGCGGAATTCTGTGGTGGCCAGCTCGTAGCCCCAGTCGCGGAAGGCTCCTTCCGTGAACTTCATGATGTTGCCCTTGTGCACCAAAGTCACATGGCGCTTGTCGCCCTGAAGACGCAGGGCGTGCTGGATCGCCTTGCGGATGTGGCGCTGGCTGCCGGCTTTGCTCACCGGCTTGATGCCGATGCCGGATCCCTCGGGGATCTGACGCTTGCCCAGCTTGCCGTTGGCGGGGATGACCACCTCGTTGAGGTGCTTCCGCAGCTCTTGACCGACGGCGTCATCGGCTTCCCATTCAACCCCCATGTAGATGTCTTCGGTGTTCTCCCGGTAGACGATCACGTCCAGATCCTGGGGACGCTTGTGGGGGCTTGGAGTGCCCTCGTAATAACGGCAGGGGCGCACGCAGGAATACAGATCAAAGATCTGGCGCAGGGCCACGTTCAGCGACCGGATACCGCCACCCACCGGAGTGGTGAGGGGGCCTTTGATGGCCACGCCGTAGGCGCGGATCGCCTCGAGGGTGTCCTCCGGCAGGTACTGGTAAGTGCCGTAGAGGTCGCAGGCCTCATCGCCGGCGTAAACCTTGAACCATTCGATGCTCTTGCTGCCGCCGTAGGCCTTGGCCACAGCCGCATCCAACACCTTCTGCGTGGCTGGCCAGATGTCCACGCCGGTGCCATCACCCCGGATGAAGGGGATGATCGGGTTGTCGGCCACAACGGGTTGGCCGTTCTCGAAGCGGATTGGTGTGCCCTGGCTGGGGGCGGTGAGCTTCTCGAACTGGGCCATGGCGGTTGGTCGGGCGTCAGCAGGCCGAGCCTATGACTGAGCCGGGAGCCTTACGGTTCAAACAGTGCAGACCGCGCATTGATGGCCAGCGAGCAGGTATGGGTGGTGGCGGCCTGCTTCAACGAAGCCGAGGTGATCAGCGCCTTCATTGAGCGTGTGTTGGCCTTGCCGGAGGTGGACCATCTGCTGCTGATTGATGACGGTTCCTCCGATGCCACGGTTGCTGTGATCCGTGCCTGGCAGCAGAGCCATGCCAATCCTGCCGTCACGCTGTTGGAGCTCACCCGCAACTTCGGCAAGGAGGCCGCGATGCTGGCGGGGTTGGACTACGCCAATGGCCGCTGTGCCGCTGCGGTGCTGATCGATTCCGACCTGCAGCACCCGCCGGAGCGGATTCCCGCCATGGTCCAGGCCTGGCGAAACGGGGCTGAGGTGGTGACCGCGGTGAGGGACGACCGCGATGCTGAAGGGCTCGTCAAGGTGGCCACGGCGTCTTGGTTTTATCGGGTGTTCAACCGCTTGGTGGATTCGATCCAGCTTCAGGAAGGGGCGGGCGACTTCCGGCTCTTGAGTGCTCCAGTGGTGGAGGCGGTGACCCAGTTGCGTGAGGCCACGCGCTTCTCCAAAGGATTGATGCCTTGGACTGGTTACCGCAGCGAGGAGATCGCCTACAGCCGGGTGGCCCGCGTCGGTGGCACCACGTCTTGGAGTTCCCTCAAGCTCTGGCGCTATGCGCTGGACGGCATCTTTTCCTTCACGGTCAAGCCCCTGAAGGTCTGGGGCGTGATCGGTGTGCTGATTTCATTCCTGAGTTTTGTCTATGCCGCCCTGATCGTGTTGCGCACCCTGGTTTTCGGTATCGACCTGCCGGGCTACGCCTCACTGATCGTGGCTGTTCTGTTCCTTGGGGGAATTCAGCTGA comes from the Synechococcus sp. A15-62 genome and includes:
- a CDS encoding NADP-dependent isocitrate dehydrogenase, coding for MAQFEKLTAPSQGTPIRFENGQPVVADNPIIPFIRGDGTGVDIWPATQKVLDAAVAKAYGGSKSIEWFKVYAGDEACDLYGTYQYLPEDTLEAIRAYGVAIKGPLTTPVGGGIRSLNVALRQIFDLYSCVRPCRYYEGTPSPHKRPQDLDVIVYRENTEDIYMGVEWEADDAVGQELRKHLNEVVIPANGKLGKRQIPEGSGIGIKPVSKAGSQRHIRKAIQHALRLQGDKRHVTLVHKGNIMKFTEGAFRDWGYELATTEFRHVCITERESWILGNLEKEPNLSVQANARMIEPGYDSLTPEKKAEIDAEVQAVIDAIGSSHGGGKWREMVLVDDRIADSIFQQIQTRPQEYSILATLNLNGDYISDAAAAMVGGLGMAPGANIGENAAIFEATHGTAPKHAGLDRINPGSVILSGVMMLEFLGWQEAADLVTKGLSAAIADKQVTYDLARLMEPQVDPVSCSGFAEAVIKRF
- a CDS encoding glycosyltransferase family 2 protein, producing MASEQVWVVAACFNEAEVISAFIERVLALPEVDHLLLIDDGSSDATVAVIRAWQQSHANPAVTLLELTRNFGKEAAMLAGLDYANGRCAAAVLIDSDLQHPPERIPAMVQAWRNGAEVVTAVRDDRDAEGLVKVATASWFYRVFNRLVDSIQLQEGAGDFRLLSAPVVEAVTQLREATRFSKGLMPWTGYRSEEIAYSRVARVGGTTSWSSLKLWRYALDGIFSFTVKPLKVWGVIGVLISFLSFVYAALIVLRTLVFGIDLPGYASLIVAVLFLGGIQLIGIGVLGEYIGRIYIDVKRRPHYFVRAVHQGSKLLR
- a CDS encoding (Fe-S)-binding protein, with the protein product MASSTQLPGLPAGAADPCVHCGFCLPTCASYRVLASEMDSPRGRIHALRAIEAGELELDATVASHFDTCLGCYACVSACPSGVRYDQLIEATRPKLNQANQRSSWQTSFRRLLLQVLPYPKRLRALLQPLRAYAGTPLQQLVRRSGLTRLFGPEIEAMEQLLPPLVPENFSDQLPQINPASGDRRGRVALLLGCVQRCFDPSVSSATVKVLQANGFEVVIPPEQGCCGAVSHHQGELELTRQLATDLIRSMNAIQGDLDAVLVAASGCGHTMKAYGGLLNGDTAFRAPVLDVQEFLADRGLLETFRAQLQPLPGVVAMHDACHMIHGQGIQAQPRQLLRAIPGIQLREATEAGVCCGSAGIYNLVQPEEAAKLGRIKADDLSSTGAELVASANIGCTLQLRRHLGDRARVQHPMELLAASAGLHQLPGVPQRAGNAEIAGEGENRQSATGAR